Proteins from a single region of Eublepharis macularius isolate TG4126 chromosome 9, MPM_Emac_v1.0, whole genome shotgun sequence:
- the FAM83F gene encoding protein FAM83F isoform X2, whose amino-acid sequence MADSQLLCLDDTHLNEWLTENHPRYYYSEQQRRTLEALVGKGEKAYKEQLKKEQLRDFLSSRERQDLRSSWCGYDAHLEGGKPLTGPSGKPLSLAYWPERSDTEIPPLDLGWTHNTFYRGLNRLALFTHPRKEENAPHVKEVAREMIQQAHKIIAVVMDQFTDRDIFQDIVDAAYKRRVPVYIILDEEGSKFFLEMCKGMELCDFQIRNIRVRCVTGVGYYMPSGKIKGNLASRFLMVDGEKVITGSYSFTWTSSHIDRNIILFLSGQNVEMFDIEFRELYAISEEIDLYKELNIPCPFRQDAGKLGFSSSTVARKVINPKYGLVAGVPPGEMMRWASRQMQESQGNLKGREEESESNRRLHSFLDDLISIEQVLPEIEPPLEDLSRVNRSPQKFFSRFHQDMKNKSKSRESIRDLRKDDVANGETSSKQGKMSLSSHTGGRAKQSACVVS is encoded by the exons ATGGCCGACTCGCAGCTCCTTTGCCTGGACGACACGCACTTGAACGAGTGGCTGACCGAGAACCACCCGCGGTACTACTACAGCGAGCAGCAGCGGAGGACCTTGGAGGCTCTGGTAGGCAAAGGGGAAAAGGCGTACAAGGAGCAGCTGAAGAAGGAGCAGTTGCGCGACTTTCTCTCCAGCCGGGAGCGGCAGGACTTGCGGAGCAGCTGGTGCGGCTACGACGCCCACCTGGAGGGCGGGAAGCCCCTCACGGGACCTTCCGGCAAGCCCCTGTCGCTGGCCTATTGGCCCGAGCGCTCCGACACCGAAATCCCGCCGCTGGATTTGGGCTGGACCCACAACACTTTCTACCGAGGGCTCAACCGCCTGGCTCTCTTCACGCACCCACGTAAGGAAGAAAATGCGCCTCACGTCAAGGAAGTGGCGCGCGAAATGATCCAGCAGGCGCACAAG ATCATTGCAGTAGTTATGGACCAGTTCACAGACAGGGATATATTCCAGGATATTGTAGATGCAGCATACAAGCGTCGGGTCCCAGTCTATATTATCTTGGATGAAGAAGGCTCTAAGTTCttcctggagatgtgcaaaggcATGGAGCTCTGTGATTTCCAGATCCGG aaTATCCGTGTACGCTGTGTGACAGGAGTTGGGTACTATATGCCATCAGGGAAGATCAAAGGCAATTTGGCATCCCGTTTTTTGATGGTGGATGGTGAAAAGGTCATCACTGGCTCCTACAG TTTCACATGGACTTCATCCCACATAGACAGAAACATCATTTTGTTCTTGTCGGGACAGAATGTCGAAATGTTTGATATTGAATTCCGTGAGCTCTATGCCATTTCAGAGGAGATAGATCTCTATAAGGAGCTGAACATTCCATGCCCTTTCCGTCAAGATGCTGGAAAACTGGGATTTTCCTCTTCCACTGTGGCCCGGAAGGTCATCAACCCAAAGTATGGATTAGTGGCAGGGGTTCCCCCAGGGGAAATGATGCGCTGGGCTTCTCGCCAGATGCAGGAGTCGCAAGGGAACCtaaaagggagggaagaagaaagtgaGTCAAACAGACGACTGCATAGTTTTCTAGATGATCTTATTTCAATAGAGCAGGTGCTGCCGGAAATTGAGCCTCCACTTGAGGATCTGAGCAGAGTGAACCGGAGTCCTCAGAAGTTCTTTTCTCGGTTCCATCAGGACATGAAAAATAAATCCAAATCCAGAGAGTCCATTCGTGACCTCAGGAAAGATGATGTTGCCAATGGGGAGACCAGTTCCAAGCAGG gtaAGATGAGTCTAAGCTCTCATACAGGGGGAAGAGCCAAACAGTCAGCCTGTGTGGTCTCATGA
- the FAM83F gene encoding protein FAM83F isoform X1 has protein sequence MADSQLLCLDDTHLNEWLTENHPRYYYSEQQRRTLEALVGKGEKAYKEQLKKEQLRDFLSSRERQDLRSSWCGYDAHLEGGKPLTGPSGKPLSLAYWPERSDTEIPPLDLGWTHNTFYRGLNRLALFTHPRKEENAPHVKEVAREMIQQAHKIIAVVMDQFTDRDIFQDIVDAAYKRRVPVYIILDEEGSKFFLEMCKGMELCDFQIRNIRVRCVTGVGYYMPSGKIKGNLASRFLMVDGEKVITGSYSFTWTSSHIDRNIILFLSGQNVEMFDIEFRELYAISEEIDLYKELNIPCPFRQDAGKLGFSSSTVARKVINPKYGLVAGVPPGEMMRWASRQMQESQGNLKGREEESESNRRLHSFLDDLISIEQVLPEIEPPLEDLSRVNRSPQKFFSRFHQDMKNKSKSRESIRDLRKDDVANGETSSKQGKRFGSGLFRKAKRLPHLNADASSVTSETLTGDDFVIVMAPKEGQATFSVRSSGDTSGKMSLSSHTGGRAKQSACVVS, from the exons ATGGCCGACTCGCAGCTCCTTTGCCTGGACGACACGCACTTGAACGAGTGGCTGACCGAGAACCACCCGCGGTACTACTACAGCGAGCAGCAGCGGAGGACCTTGGAGGCTCTGGTAGGCAAAGGGGAAAAGGCGTACAAGGAGCAGCTGAAGAAGGAGCAGTTGCGCGACTTTCTCTCCAGCCGGGAGCGGCAGGACTTGCGGAGCAGCTGGTGCGGCTACGACGCCCACCTGGAGGGCGGGAAGCCCCTCACGGGACCTTCCGGCAAGCCCCTGTCGCTGGCCTATTGGCCCGAGCGCTCCGACACCGAAATCCCGCCGCTGGATTTGGGCTGGACCCACAACACTTTCTACCGAGGGCTCAACCGCCTGGCTCTCTTCACGCACCCACGTAAGGAAGAAAATGCGCCTCACGTCAAGGAAGTGGCGCGCGAAATGATCCAGCAGGCGCACAAG ATCATTGCAGTAGTTATGGACCAGTTCACAGACAGGGATATATTCCAGGATATTGTAGATGCAGCATACAAGCGTCGGGTCCCAGTCTATATTATCTTGGATGAAGAAGGCTCTAAGTTCttcctggagatgtgcaaaggcATGGAGCTCTGTGATTTCCAGATCCGG aaTATCCGTGTACGCTGTGTGACAGGAGTTGGGTACTATATGCCATCAGGGAAGATCAAAGGCAATTTGGCATCCCGTTTTTTGATGGTGGATGGTGAAAAGGTCATCACTGGCTCCTACAG TTTCACATGGACTTCATCCCACATAGACAGAAACATCATTTTGTTCTTGTCGGGACAGAATGTCGAAATGTTTGATATTGAATTCCGTGAGCTCTATGCCATTTCAGAGGAGATAGATCTCTATAAGGAGCTGAACATTCCATGCCCTTTCCGTCAAGATGCTGGAAAACTGGGATTTTCCTCTTCCACTGTGGCCCGGAAGGTCATCAACCCAAAGTATGGATTAGTGGCAGGGGTTCCCCCAGGGGAAATGATGCGCTGGGCTTCTCGCCAGATGCAGGAGTCGCAAGGGAACCtaaaagggagggaagaagaaagtgaGTCAAACAGACGACTGCATAGTTTTCTAGATGATCTTATTTCAATAGAGCAGGTGCTGCCGGAAATTGAGCCTCCACTTGAGGATCTGAGCAGAGTGAACCGGAGTCCTCAGAAGTTCTTTTCTCGGTTCCATCAGGACATGAAAAATAAATCCAAATCCAGAGAGTCCATTCGTGACCTCAGGAAAGATGATGTTGCCAATGGGGAGACCAGTTCCAAGCAGGGTAAGAGATTTGGCAGTGGACTTTTCAGAAAGGCCAAGCGTCTGCCACACTTGAATGCTGATGCAAGTTCTGTTACCAGTGAGACTCTAACAGGAGACGACTTTGTGATTGTGATGGCGCCAAAGGAGGGCCAAGCCACCTTTAGTGTTCGTAGTAGTGGGGACACCTCAG gtaAGATGAGTCTAAGCTCTCATACAGGGGGAAGAGCCAAACAGTCAGCCTGTGTGGTCTCATGA